A genomic region of Saccopteryx bilineata isolate mSacBil1 chromosome 1, mSacBil1_pri_phased_curated, whole genome shotgun sequence contains the following coding sequences:
- the LOC136319022 gene encoding gap junction alpha-3 protein-like, with product MARRGAVAPCAAPGACRLPLGRCEPGQRGRREEARERKPRRVSAPRRRRPPARAPSAAAPSRGRPPEPARGEAAAALWLRGPPAPPAYPGAGRCGSLGRGVGLRASIPRGPGADQVPEAD from the exons ATGGCGCGGCGCGGCGCGGTGGCTCCTTGCGCGGCTCCCGGCGCCTGCCGCCTCCCCCTCGGGCGCTGCGAACCAGGACaacgggggaggagggaggaggcgcGGGAGCGGAAGCCGCGCCGCGTCTCcgccccccgccgccgccgcccgcccgcccgcgccCCCAGCGCCGCCGCGCCCTCCCGCGGGCGCCCCCCGGAGCCCGCCCGCGGAGAGGCTGCCGCTGCGCTGTGGCTCCGCGGCCCTCCCGCGCCCCCCGCATACCCTGGGGCCGGACGGTGCGGCTCCTTGGGACGAGGGGTCGGGCTCCGGGCTTCTATCCCGCGGGGCCCCGGGGCCGATCAAGTCCCGGAAGCAG ACTAG